One stretch of Eggerthella lenta DSM 2243 DNA includes these proteins:
- a CDS encoding helix-turn-helix transcriptional regulator — protein sequence MTSKHAGIALGALGFGLCKTAISVAYITAMGSVSSTVGFVSELDFMFAMNAISFATALAIIALVRAGRLRPGALSQVPAVIALLVGFFLSATGVMAGLPFAATAVFYGVLCGFALTVLNAAWLEAFVAEPDAAYGVYQIVGGLIVQCVLVSVLPLLGSLAASVLSIVAVVVSACLLVRLKRMLSFAERDELLPANRGDRLSLLQAFLCLFVLVGVVGILHTTVLGSQSESIVGDVNMWMPLVAATAITALVAGLTMRHPDPTAVYKGCLPAMLAILSLLPFFGEALGGLAGLVMITCYDVCGMVFLLFIVDRARTLRMSSYVLSSVYLGGSGLFLVIGLSIGGVLGALSADYGLSLLTLLAFAAIYPLAIVLVVALRRAHPQSASHATASEREAGAPSAGSVPTVDDALGAGVDAVAARFELTPREREILGYLARGRSARFIAETLIISENTVWAHIKRVYAKTGVHSKQELMSVVERQGRNGKDG from the coding sequence GTGACAAGCAAGCATGCAGGCATAGCCCTTGGGGCGCTCGGTTTCGGTCTGTGCAAGACCGCGATTTCGGTTGCCTACATTACGGCGATGGGCTCGGTGTCCTCTACTGTCGGATTCGTGTCCGAGCTTGATTTCATGTTCGCGATGAACGCGATTTCGTTTGCGACGGCGCTTGCGATCATCGCGCTCGTGCGCGCAGGACGGCTTCGTCCGGGTGCGCTATCGCAAGTTCCGGCTGTGATCGCGTTGCTCGTCGGGTTCTTTTTGAGCGCTACCGGCGTAATGGCGGGGCTGCCGTTCGCGGCGACGGCCGTGTTCTACGGCGTGCTGTGCGGGTTCGCGCTCACGGTGCTCAATGCTGCATGGCTCGAGGCGTTCGTTGCGGAGCCCGATGCCGCTTACGGCGTCTACCAAATCGTGGGTGGGCTGATCGTTCAATGCGTGCTGGTGTCGGTGCTACCGCTTTTGGGGTCGCTTGCGGCAAGCGTGCTCTCCATTGTGGCGGTGGTCGTTTCGGCCTGCCTGCTCGTGCGACTCAAGCGCATGCTCTCGTTTGCCGAGCGCGACGAGCTTCTTCCGGCGAACCGCGGCGATCGCCTCTCGTTGCTGCAGGCGTTCTTATGCCTGTTCGTGCTCGTGGGCGTTGTGGGCATCCTGCACACCACGGTACTGGGCTCGCAGTCCGAGAGCATCGTAGGCGATGTGAACATGTGGATGCCGCTGGTGGCGGCCACGGCGATCACCGCGTTGGTGGCAGGGCTCACCATGCGACATCCCGATCCCACGGCCGTCTACAAGGGTTGTCTGCCCGCGATGCTGGCGATCCTCTCGTTGCTGCCGTTTTTCGGCGAAGCGCTCGGCGGGCTGGCCGGTCTCGTCATGATCACGTGCTACGACGTGTGCGGCATGGTGTTCCTGCTGTTCATAGTCGATCGTGCACGCACGTTGCGCATGTCGAGCTATGTGCTGTCAAGCGTGTACCTGGGCGGCTCGGGTCTGTTCTTGGTGATCGGCCTGTCCATAGGCGGCGTTCTGGGCGCGCTCAGCGCCGATTACGGGCTGTCGTTGTTGACGCTGCTCGCGTTCGCGGCCATCTACCCGTTGGCCATCGTGCTGGTGGTCGCGTTGCGCCGCGCGCATCCGCAAAGCGCTTCCCATGCTACGGCGAGCGAACGCGAGGCGGGTGCGCCAAGCGCGGGCTCCGTTCCTACCGTCGATGACGCGCTGGGTGCTGGCGTCGATGCCGTTGCGGCGCGGTTCGAGCTGACGCCGCGCGAACGCGAGATATTGGGCTACTTAGCGCGCGGTCGCTCGGCCAGGTTCATCGCCGAGACGTTGATCATTTCGGAGAACACCGTATGGGCACACATCAAGCGCGTCTACGCGAAAACAGGCGTCCATTCCAAGCAAGAGCTTATGAGCGTCGTCGAGCGACAAGGGAGAAACGGGAAAGACGGGTAG
- a CDS encoding IMP dehydrogenase: MAYYFDEPSRTFNEYLLVPGYSSAQCIPAEVSLKTPLVKFKRGEEPAISLNIPMVSAIMQAVSDDGMAIALATEGGLSFVYGSQTIEDQAAMVARVKDYKAGFVTSDANLSPEMTLADVVALKEEHGHSTMPVTADGSAHGKLVGVVTDRDYRLSRMSMDAKVADFMTPREKMIVAPADTSLKVANDIIWDNKLNSLPVVDDDDCLMYLVFRKDYDSHKSNPNEMLDAHKRYMVGAGINTRDYAERVPALVEAGADVLCIDSSEGYSDWQKFTIEWIREHYGDDVKVGAGNVVDAEGFRFLADAGADFIKVGIGGGSICITREQKGIGRGQATATIEVAKARDEYFEETGVYIPICSDGGIVYDHHLTLALAMGSDFVMLGRYFARFDESPTNKVNINGSYMKEYWGEGSARARNWQRYDLGGDKKGMSFEEGVDSYVPYAGSLKDNVDLTLSKVKSTMCNCGALTIPELQEKAKLTIVSSTSIVEGGAHDVVLKDKTPYVSSSIH; encoded by the coding sequence ATGGCATACTATTTCGACGAGCCGTCCCGAACCTTTAACGAGTACCTGCTCGTTCCCGGCTATTCTTCGGCCCAGTGCATTCCCGCCGAAGTCAGCCTGAAGACGCCGCTCGTGAAGTTCAAGCGCGGCGAAGAGCCCGCCATCTCGTTGAACATCCCCATGGTGTCCGCCATCATGCAGGCTGTGTCCGACGACGGCATGGCCATCGCGCTTGCTACCGAAGGCGGCCTGTCGTTCGTGTACGGCTCCCAGACCATCGAGGACCAGGCCGCTATGGTCGCTCGCGTCAAGGACTACAAGGCCGGCTTCGTCACCAGCGACGCGAACCTCTCTCCCGAGATGACGCTGGCCGACGTGGTAGCCCTCAAGGAGGAGCACGGTCACTCCACCATGCCCGTCACCGCCGACGGTTCGGCGCACGGCAAGCTGGTGGGCGTGGTCACCGATCGCGACTACCGTTTGTCCCGTATGTCCATGGACGCGAAGGTGGCCGACTTCATGACCCCGCGCGAGAAGATGATCGTGGCTCCGGCCGACACCAGCCTCAAGGTTGCCAACGACATCATCTGGGACAACAAGCTGAACTCCCTGCCCGTGGTGGACGACGACGATTGCCTCATGTACCTGGTGTTCCGCAAGGACTACGACTCTCATAAGTCGAATCCCAACGAGATGTTGGACGCGCACAAGCGCTACATGGTGGGCGCGGGCATCAACACGCGCGACTACGCCGAGCGCGTGCCGGCGCTGGTGGAGGCCGGTGCCGACGTGCTGTGCATCGACAGCTCCGAGGGTTATTCCGACTGGCAGAAGTTCACCATCGAGTGGATCCGCGAGCACTATGGCGACGACGTGAAGGTGGGCGCGGGCAACGTGGTGGACGCCGAGGGCTTCCGCTTCCTGGCCGATGCGGGCGCCGACTTCATCAAGGTGGGCATCGGCGGCGGCTCCATCTGCATCACGCGTGAGCAGAAGGGCATCGGCCGCGGCCAGGCCACCGCTACCATCGAAGTGGCGAAGGCACGCGACGAGTACTTCGAGGAGACGGGCGTGTACATTCCCATCTGCTCCGACGGCGGCATCGTGTACGATCATCATCTGACGCTTGCTCTGGCCATGGGCTCCGACTTCGTCATGCTGGGCCGCTACTTCGCCCGTTTCGACGAGAGCCCCACGAACAAGGTGAACATCAACGGCTCCTACATGAAGGAGTACTGGGGCGAGGGTTCGGCTCGCGCGCGCAACTGGCAGCGCTACGACCTGGGCGGCGACAAGAAGGGCATGTCGTTCGAGGAGGGCGTCGACAGCTACGTGCCGTACGCCGGCTCGCTGAAGGACAACGTCGACCTCACGCTGTCGAAGGTGAAGTCCACGATGTGCAACTGCGGCGCGCTGACCATCCCCGAGCTGCAGGAGAAGGCGAAGCTGACCATCGTCTCGTCCACGTCCATCGTCGAGGGCGGCGCCCACGACGTGGTGCTGAAGGACAAGACCCCCTACGTGAGCAGCAGCATCCACTAA